The Synechococcales cyanobacterium T60_A2020_003 DNA segment TCCGGTGGGAGAAGCCCGCACCGTATGTTTGCATCGGTGTCGGGAGTACGTCACACAAATTCTAGACAGAGGGCTGACGGCGCGATCGCCGTGCCTTGGGAGGAGGGGATTTAATGGCGTGTCCCCGCTGGGTTAGCGCTTGAAGGAGATGACTCATGCTGACCGTCTCCTGAGCCGCCGCCGCATAGAGAGCAGCGTCCCGGGCGATCGCCTGAATTTCACCACCAGAAATCCCAAAGGATTTTGCCAGCCAACGCCAAGAGATTCGGTCATCGACCGGGGTGGACTCCGGGAAGGCGCGTTGCCAAAGCTGGAGGCGATCGCGTTCTTTCGGGATGGGGAACCCGAATACTGGGTAACCTAACGACTTCCAATGCTGGGAAATGGTTTCGGGCTTTTGGGTGGATAGCAAGGTCAGGCTGGGAACTTGGTGACGTTGCGCCAGCCATTGATGCAGGGAGGCGCGTTTGATCTCAGACGTGCGCCCGAACCAGCATTCCGCAGATTTTAATAGGAGAACCGTCGGCTGTTGAACGCCAAGGTCAGCGATTAGATTTTCCGCGTCATCGAGATCCACCTGCTGAAGATCCACCACGGACAGCGGTTTAGCTAGGGCGTGGGCGATCGCTCGTGCGGCCATCGTTTTGCCTGTTCCCGATGCCCCTTCCAACCATCCCATCAGACCGGGCTGGGTGGCAGTTCCCGGTATTTGATCAAATCCCCAGGTGTGATCGACCGTCGCCTGGGCTTGGATCCGCTGGGTCATGGCTTGTAGGGCCGTCAAGGTCTCCCTGGGCAACACCAAATCCTCCCAGGTGGTCGTGGAGGCAATTTGGGTCATCCACGGTGAAACGGGGGGACTGTAGCCGCCGCCCAACGGATGGGGATATAGAATCGCCTCTAACTGTTCCACTGACGGGTGGGAAGATAGCAAGAAATCCACACAGGGTTCGGTTAACCGCAGGATCGACTTGAGGCGGGTATCGGGGGTGCAGGTGTACAGTTCAACCACACCCTCCCGAATCAATGCGGCATCGGGGGAAAACGACCTGCGGGCGATCGCCCATTCTTGGTCGTTTCGGCACAGCAAGCGCAGCACTAAATCCACCGACGGCAAATCACTGTCGGGCGTATCGTCATCCCCTTTTAGATAGCGGTAGAGGCGGGCATAGCGACGATTAATTTCAGGGGCGAGGCCAATCAGGATCGCATTCTTCTCAAACACGCTCAATCCCAGGCGATCGCGCAGCAGCGGCAGGCCAAGGGACACCCCCTTTTTGCGGCTAAGCTGAATTCGCGCGTCCATCTGCTGCTGAAATCCAAGCTTTTGGGGTTTGGCGTTGTTGGGTTTGCGGTATTCGTCGTAAGCGGGATTGCCTTCCAGAGACACAATCCCTTTCCACCAGTGGCTGGTGGCGCGATCGGCACGGGTTTGGGCAAGGCGATCCGTTTCCTTTTGCTGTTTGCGGTGACGGGCGACCGCTGCCAGCAATACTTGATCGAGCCAACCTAACTCGCTTCGTAGATAGTTCCAGTTATCAGCAAATCCGTCCTGAGCCGTTGACATTGTGCGATCGCCCTGTCTTTCAAAAACTCAAAGGGAAGCACTCATATCCAGAGTGCAGTGCCTGAGGGTTGGCTATCCCTTCATCCGTTGACGCTCGTTGCGATACAGCTTAAGACGCCAAAGTAGAGTTTGGTTCTCCCATGCGGCGAAGAAACTCCAAGGGCAAACCGTCTGCATCGGCAATAAAGGCCACCTCATATACATGATCGCCGATCATCTGCTGAGTTGGCTTCAGTAAGATCGTCAACCTAGGCGCATCTGCCTGAAGGTCTGCCAATCCCGAAAATTGCTGTTCCAGGTGGGTCAGCCATTCCGGCAGACTAGACACCTGTTCCGTGAGGTCAAAGGACAGGTGATAGTAGCCTGTGTAGTGTTCGTCGTGAAAGGCATCGGCAGCAGGACGAGGTTCCGGCACTTGCAACAGCTCAATGCGTCCGCCGAGTCCTTCCATCCAGCACGCCAGCGTAATCCCAGCCGTAAAGCGTTCGCAGACGGTGAACCCAAGCTGTTCGTAAAAGGCGATCGCCCGGTGAATATTGGCCGTTCGGATCGAGGCATGATGCATGGGAGTTACGCTTGCTTAAACGGTAGGTCTTGGTTAATCGCCTCAATTTCCCGCTGCTCCATGTCGTTAACCTCGTTCAGGTAGGGACGCAGGATTTGAAGAAATCGCTGGTTATAGAGCCGATGCAGAGAGGTGTTGGGGGTTGCTGGAAAACCGCGTCGCTTCTTATGTCGTCCTCCGGCTCCAGGGTCAAAGGTTTGGATGCCGTTGGCGATCGCCCATTCAATGGGAGTGTAATAACAGGCGTTGAAATGGAGGCAATCAAAGTCCTGAAACGACCCCCAATACCGCCCGTAGAGCTGATCGCCCTTCGTCAAACAAAACGACATCCCCACCGGACGATCGGGCGCATTGTCATCAAAGGCCGCGACAAAGACGACGCGATCGCGGTAGCAGTGGTGCAGTTGCTCAAAAAAAGCTTTGGTGAGGTACTTGCTGCCCCACCAGCCAAATTTGTCGCAGGTGTCGCTGTAGAAGTGATACATCAACGGAAAAAAGGAGGCGGGAATCTCCTCTCCGGCTAGTACCTGCATGGTCAATCCTGCCGTATCCATGGCCTTTCGTTCCCGCTTGATATTGCGCCGCTGGTTCGCGTTAAACGCCGCGAGATAATCCTCAAAGGTTCGATAGCCGTTGTTTTGCCAAATGTAATTGTGGTGCAGCCAGGGCATAAAGCCATGCTCGACCATGCGCGATCGCCATTTGGGGTCAACGTAGAGGAAATGGCATCCTGAAATCTGATTGCGGGCGCAGAAGCGATCAATTTCACTCACCAGAATATCGGTAATCGCATCTTCATCTTCGTTTGGCGCGATCAGAAATCGGTATCCCTCCGCAGGCGTTACTGGAGACATCCCCAGCAGTTTGGGATAGTACTGAATCCCCAAGCGTTGGGCTAAATCTGCCCACTGATGATCAAAGACAAATTCACCGTAGCTGTGCCCTTTCAGGTAAAGCGGAGCTGCGGCAATTAAAGTGCGATCGCGCCATAGGGTGAGATGACACGGCATCCAGCCTGTATTCGCCGTTGCACTACCGGATGTTTCCATCGCATTCAGCCATTCCCATTCAAAAAAAGGTGTTTTAAGCGGCTGTGCCAAGGCATCCCAGGCTGATTTTGGAATTTCAGAAAGATTTTGAATCCAGGAGGCTGTATAGCGAGGTTTAAGCTGTTCAACCATGAGTTCGAGGTCTAACGGGGCAGGTTCAGTAAACGGCAGATTTTACCTTGGTTCAACTCGCTGGACGGATGGTTGCGCGAATCAACGGCAAGATTCCACAACACGAGTTGGAATGCCTACTCTGTTGATTATCCATAATCTGACCCAAATCGGCTATGCTCGCCGATGCCCCACGCCAATTTACGGATTAAGCAATAAACTCCTGCTTTGCCTTCCTCCACATGGCTGTTTTTTTCTCCTCCACTTCACAGATTTTTGTATCTCTTGTTACATTTTTAATTTTTGTATCAAAAACTACAATTCAAATCTTTCAATTTAAGATCAAAGAAAGACGTTCAAACCTCATCTTTTCCGGAGGTCGCTATATGTTCAGAAAAAATCTCAATCGTAAAAAAACCGCTCAAATGCATCGTGAAAACTTGCGGAAGAATTTAGAGCAGCGCATGGAAGCTGCTCGTGCCCAAGGTAATGATGCATTGGTTCGCCAGCTAGAGGCAGAAGCTCGCTACCTTCAATAATCCGGCTAGCGATGATGACAGCATTCACCTGCATCGTTCTATCACGCTCTGATATGGCATAAATCCCCCGCTCCAGTCCCGGTCGGGGGATTTTTATAAGCAACGGTGCCGGGTTGCTCAGGTTCCGCCACCTGAATCCACAAGTCGGTAATGCAGAAAAACTTCATGGGCGATCGCCTTCACCGATAAAAGCTCTAACTGGGGCGCATGGGCAGCCAACCATCCCTCCCCATCGACAGGCGAGGGCGATGTGCTTCCTCCCAGCAACAGCGGACATACCGTTAACCACAGGTCATGAACCAAACCTTCGTCCAGAACCGCACTCACCAACGCCCCACCCCCGGCTAGCACGATGGTTTGAATTCCCAAACTGGCTAACTGCTCTAGGGCATACCGCATATCGAACGGGCGATTGCCCCTCTCAGCACCACACACAATTCGCTCAAACTCCTTCCGTTCCTGCCATTGCTCGGCTCCTGCTGGGGAGGTTAGCAACCATCGTGGTACAGGCTGGGAGAAGAAGGGAAGGGTGGGATCGAGAGTTCCAGAGGCCGAACAGACAATGTGGACGGGTTGGGGTGGTCGTCCCTGATGTTCTCGTTGTTGCACTAGCTCAGGATTCCGAATTCGTAAGGTTGTGCCGTAAGCCCGCAGCGTTCCTGCCCCAAACAGCATCGCATCGGCCTGGGCAATCTGGGCTTCCAGATGGGCTTGATCAGCCGATGAACCAAATCGGGCAGGCGATCGCCCATAGTCGGCAATCTTGCCGTCTGCACTCATCGCCAGCACCACAGTCACATGGGGAAGATGCATAGCCACGAAAACCCTTGAACGATGGACTCTAAATGGGAAGAGGCCAAACCCTAGACGGATTCAGCCTCTTGAACTAATGGATCACATCACTCGCGAAGCGTCGCAAAGGGGCGATCGCTCTGCTTAAATCAGCGTCAGGTTTGGATAGAGGGCAATCACCTCATCCGAGGACAGCGTATCGGTATCGGCTTGGGGCGTCCACAGAACCTCGACGCCCATTAGCTTCTCGCTGGGGATCGCGCCAATCTGGCTCAGGGCACGGCGTAGAGATTCGGTGCTGTTGACCTTCGGCAGATCCAGTTTGCCTTCGCTGGCAGTCAGGATTGTGACGATGATGTATTCGCCCGGTTCGCTCGTGGCTAACGCCAGGTCTGCATCAGCATCCGCCAAGGACGGACGGGGACTAGCTTGCCGCAGTTGATTGTTCACATTCGACAGGGTTTCTTCGCTGAACTTGCTACGCTCGGCCAAGGCCATACGGTTGAACTGCAACTCTGCCGAACTGAGGTAGGATTGCTCGGTATCCGCGTTGGCATACACCCAATACTCCGGATGGCGCAGAAGAGACAGGGTGGTTTCCTGGAGCACTTGAGCCAGTCCCGCCGACGAGCTGGTATTCGCACTCAGCGCCATGCGGTTGAGATCGGATTGCAGTTCCCGCGCTTGCGCCATCAGACCCACCTGCACGCGCGATATCGTCACACTGGGATTAGTAACGGCCTCAATCTCTCGATCCTCTTGGGCACGACGGAAGGAGGAAACGATGAAGTTGGCGATCGCAATGAAGATCAGGATGGAGAACAATCCTCCAAATCCACCCCCAAACCCAAAAATAGGCATTAGGAACGGGAAGCCAAATCCGCCGCCCGGATAGTATCCCCCGCCGCCCGGTTGGTAGGTGCGACTGGGGGTACGATAGGAAGAGCTAGGTACAGGACGGCTGAAGTTGCTGCCACCGACTCGGCCTGCACGGGCGGCCAGCGCAGAATCAGCATGGCTAAAGGCTAGAGTGGCCACCAGCACCAAGGCCAGGAGGGGTTTAATTAGGGATTTCATCCAGGTGAACACGGTTTTCATAGGCTTTGCGGTGTATTAAATCCACGCATCTTAATGGGGAAGGGGGCAAAATGCCGTCATTCTACAGCTTCGTCTGAAGGATCAGAAAGCGGATGTCCCTTACTTAATAATCTACCGTGTTCTCTGAACGGATGTCCCCGTCTAAAGGATTGCTTTAGGGAGAGATCTCCGTACTTGTAAGGGTTTTACCGATTTAACCCCCACCCACAATCGTCACAATTTCCAGGCGATCGCCCTCGTTGATGGTGGTGGTTTCCCAGTATTGGCGATGGAGAATTTCGCCGTTGTATTCTACGGCAACCAACCGGGGATTCAGTCCCATCTGCTGAAGAAACGTGGGAAGTAGAGTATTTGGCGCACAGGTGCGTGCCTCGCCGTTAACGTGCAAATTAATCATGGATGCAGCGATTTGGAGTCATTCATTCAGGGGCATTCAACCGTCTTCTGATAGCAACATGCAAGGCTCAGCCTAGCCTGCACCATTTCCTATGATCCAACAGCCTTTAACATTTGAATTCGATTCAACTGCGAGATAAAGTACTGCGCAATCAGCGTTGGATTATCGGCTTGCATAATAGACCGTACAACCGCAACCCGCTCGGCCTTCGCACTCAAGACCTCCCCCACGTTATCGGTATTAATGCTGCCAATGGCAAACCAGGGGATGGTGGCGTGTTCTGCCGCATAGCGCACATAGTCCAGTCCAGCCGCCGCCCGTCCGGGCTTGGTCGGCGTTTCGTACACAGGGCCAACGCCGATATAGTCTGCCCCTTCTTCTTGGGCACGGTGTAAGTCATCGGGGCAATGGGTCGAGCGTCCCACAATGCGATTTCCGCCCAGAATTTGACGGGCGATCGCAATCGGCAGATCTTGCTGTCCCAAATGCACCCCATCCGCATCCAGTGCCACCGCTAAATCCACCCGGTCATTCACGATAAACAGGGCACCGTATCTGTGGCAAAGCTGGCGGAGTTCTTGGCCTTGCTCAAGCCGGGTCAGATCATCCGCATCTTTATCACGGTACTGAACCAGCGTTACTCCACCCTGGAGCGCCGCTTCGACAACGCCCAAGAGATGCTCGGTCGGGCTAGTAACGAGGTACAGCAACGCCTGCTGCAACTTTAGGTGGCGCTGATGCCCCAACAGATTGCTTTCCAAGGTGTAAACCTGATAGCGCATTCCCTTCGCCACCGTGCTGAGATCGGGGTGAGATAACTTACCATATTCTTCGAGAACTCGCAGCGCTTCCTCCACTCGGCAAAAGTTAGCTTGCAACACGTGGGTCAAGTTGGCGCGATATTGCTCTTGGGTATGGGTTAAATCAGTTCCCGGATCACCAGGGGTATCGCGGGCAGCCCGAATGTCAGCGGAGTGCCATTGGGCTAGGGTTTGGCGAAGATGCTTGCACTCTTCGGTAAACGGGGTGTTGTTTAAGCCAAATCGGCACCACTCTTCAATAATGCGCAGTCCTTCACGGGCGCGATCGAAGTTGGCATCCAGGATGCGATCGACGGCCACGCTGGAGGATTCGCTCATCCGTTTAGGGTCGGACTGATGTTCTGGCTCTCCCATCGGTTTAAATGCGGTTGTAGAGAAGTGACGTACTCCCGACACCGATGCAAACATACGGTGCGGGCTTCTCCCACCGGAAGTGTTCTACCACTGGTTACCGGGTTCGAGCTTTTTATAGTGAGGAAGACGCCCAGCCCCACTGTTGACAATTTTTTCCACCAAGGAGGTTTGCTGTGCTGTTTCAAAAATGCTCTCTATTGCAACCTTGGAAACGGGAGACTTGCGGCCTAGGCCTACGGGTCGGTCAACTCCAGTTGTCGGTCGAAAGCGTACCTATCAGGGGAAATCAACCCTGCGATGCTTAGCCAATTATACCAGGCTGGCGGTTTGCTCGTCTCCCCTCTCCGCCGCCCCGCGATTGCTTGGCATAGCTGCAAGGGGGACTCGCAACCGCCCCGCTTTCATCCCGACACTCGCCTTCGGCAGAGTGCGGGGCTTTC contains these protein-coding regions:
- a CDS encoding VOC family protein yields the protein MHHASIRTANIHRAIAFYEQLGFTVCERFTAGITLACWMEGLGGRIELLQVPEPRPAADAFHDEHYTGYYHLSFDLTEQVSSLPEWLTHLEQQFSGLADLQADAPRLTILLKPTQQMIGDHVYEVAFIADADGLPLEFLRRMGEPNSTLAS
- a CDS encoding N-acetyltransferase codes for the protein MVEQLKPRYTASWIQNLSEIPKSAWDALAQPLKTPFFEWEWLNAMETSGSATANTGWMPCHLTLWRDRTLIAAAPLYLKGHSYGEFVFDHQWADLAQRLGIQYYPKLLGMSPVTPAEGYRFLIAPNEDEDAITDILVSEIDRFCARNQISGCHFLYVDPKWRSRMVEHGFMPWLHHNYIWQNNGYRTFEDYLAAFNANQRRNIKRERKAMDTAGLTMQVLAGEEIPASFFPLMYHFYSDTCDKFGWWGSKYLTKAFFEQLHHCYRDRVVFVAAFDDNAPDRPVGMSFCLTKGDQLYGRYWGSFQDFDCLHFNACYYTPIEWAIANGIQTFDPGAGGRHKKRRGFPATPNTSLHRLYNQRFLQILRPYLNEVNDMEQREIEAINQDLPFKQA
- a CDS encoding RibD family protein; its protein translation is MAMHLPHVTVVLAMSADGKIADYGRSPARFGSSADQAHLEAQIAQADAMLFGAGTLRAYGTTLRIRNPELVQQREHQGRPPQPVHIVCSASGTLDPTLPFFSQPVPRWLLTSPAGAEQWQERKEFERIVCGAERGNRPFDMRYALEQLASLGIQTIVLAGGGALVSAVLDEGLVHDLWLTVCPLLLGGSTSPSPVDGEGWLAAHAPQLELLSVKAIAHEVFLHYRLVDSGGGT
- a CDS encoding DUF1517 domain-containing protein; amino-acid sequence: MKTVFTWMKSLIKPLLALVLVATLAFSHADSALAARAGRVGGSNFSRPVPSSSYRTPSRTYQPGGGGYYPGGGFGFPFLMPIFGFGGGFGGLFSILIFIAIANFIVSSFRRAQEDREIEAVTNPSVTISRVQVGLMAQARELQSDLNRMALSANTSSSAGLAQVLQETTLSLLRHPEYWVYANADTEQSYLSSAELQFNRMALAERSKFSEETLSNVNNQLRQASPRPSLADADADLALATSEPGEYIIVTILTASEGKLDLPKVNSTESLRRALSQIGAIPSEKLMGVEVLWTPQADTDTLSSDEVIALYPNLTLI
- the thiS gene encoding thiamine biosynthesis protein ThiS yields the protein MINLHVNGEARTCAPNTLLPTFLQQMGLNPRLVAVEYNGEILHRQYWETTTINEGDRLEIVTIVGGG
- a CDS encoding thiamine phosphate synthase, with translation MGEPEHQSDPKRMSESSSVAVDRILDANFDRAREGLRIIEEWCRFGLNNTPFTEECKHLRQTLAQWHSADIRAARDTPGDPGTDLTHTQEQYRANLTHVLQANFCRVEEALRVLEEYGKLSHPDLSTVAKGMRYQVYTLESNLLGHQRHLKLQQALLYLVTSPTEHLLGVVEAALQGGVTLVQYRDKDADDLTRLEQGQELRQLCHRYGALFIVNDRVDLAVALDADGVHLGQQDLPIAIARQILGGNRIVGRSTHCPDDLHRAQEEGADYIGVGPVYETPTKPGRAAAGLDYVRYAAEHATIPWFAIGSINTDNVGEVLSAKAERVAVVRSIMQADNPTLIAQYFISQLNRIQMLKAVGS